The window GCGGTCTCGGCGGGAGGCTCCCAGATATTGGAGAACCAGGGCTCATAGTCAGGGTCGATCTCGGCGATCTTGTCCCCGCCCTCACCGTCGGCCCCTCCGAACTCGCTCCCCGGATTGAGGACGAAGGCCAGGACGCAGATGCCCGCGATCAGCGCGAACCCGATGGCATAGTTGATGCGAGAGTCCATGCGATCACGCCCCCGCCACGACTTCGGTGTCCTTCTTCTTGAAGAAGAGCTTGCCCTCCAGCAGGTCCGGCCTGGTCTTGGACAGGTAATCGAAGAACATGACCATCAATA is drawn from Methanomassiliicoccus luminyensis B10 and contains these coding sequences:
- a CDS encoding energy-coupling factor ABC transporter substrate-binding protein, with translation MDSRINYAIGFALIAGICVLAFVLNPGSEFGGADGEGGDKIAEIDPDYEPWFSNIWEPPAETASLLFALQAAIGAVIIGYFIGYERGKRAAPKSLGAASAAPAKAGQQELSENKPGNA